Genomic segment of Paenibacillus sp. FSL R5-0623:
TTCACCAGTCCTGCATTACGCAGAGGAGCGATCAGTTGCTCCAGGTAATGCTCCGAGAGCTGGTTGCGCTCGGCAATGCTTTTAAGTGATGTAGGGCCTTCGCCTGTTCTGGCAGCAAGCTCCATCATGATTGTGAGGCCGTAACGGCCTTTTGTCGATATTTTCAAAGGAGTCACCTCTTTCAATTTTCAGAAACGATTGGAAACTTTATATTTTATCCTGAGGTCCACGACCGTCTGGTTCACGACCTGTCCACAGCAGAGATTCATAGAACTAAGCTTAACCTTCTAATCCTCCGTATTCCGATCATAACCCTCAGCTAATGTTAACATATCTGCATGCTTTATGGTAAAGAAAGATTGACGATATTCCAAAATGTGCGTCTGGGGTAGACACTATCCAAAATTGGCCGGGTGTATCGTATCTTGAGTCCGGTTATGCTAGAATAAGAAACGAAACACATTTATATATAGAAATGGTGATAACGATGTCCAAAACAATTGAAAATACACGGGTCGTCGTTGGCATGTCCGGAGGTGTCGATTCTTCCGTTACCGCACTGCTACTAAAAGAGCAGGGGTACGATGTCATCGGCATTTTCATGAAAAACTGGGATGACACCGACGAGTTCGGCCACTGTACCGCTGAAGAAGATTCAGAGGACGTACGCCGCGTATGCGAACAGATCGGCATTCCTTACTACACTGTCAACTTCGAGAAAGAATATTTTGATAAAGTATTTACCTATTTCCTTGATGAATATAAGTCGGGCCGCACGCCAAATCCGGATGTCATGTGTAATCGTGAGATCAAATTTGGTGAATTCCTGAACAAAGCTCTGGATCTCGGCGCAGATTATGTAGCTACAGGACACTATGCTCGTCTGATTGAAGAAGATGGCACACTCAAGTTGCTTCGTGGTGTGGACAACAATAAGGATCAAACGTATTTCCTTAACGCACTTAATCAGAACCAGCTGTCCAAAGCCATGTTCCCGATTGGTCATCTGCCCAAACCGGAAGTACGCAAAATCGCAGAAGCGGCTGGTTTGTATACTGCCAAGAAAAAAGACAGCACAGGTGTCTGCTTCATCGGTGAGCGTAATTTCAAAGAGTTCCTGAGTAACTATCTGCCTGCCAAAGGTGGAGACATGGTTGATATCGCAACCGGTGAAGTCAAAGGTCGTCATGACGGTCTGATGTACTACACACTTGGACAGCGCCAAGGTCTTGGCATTGGTGGTTCCGGCAATGGTGAACCCTGGTTCGTTGCAGATAAGAACCTGGAGAAGAATCAACTGCTTGTGGTTCAGGGCGATGCCCATGCAAGCCTGTACTCCACAGGTCTAACCGCAACGGGTGTGAACTGGATTGCTGGTGCAGAGCACATGCCTAATGTGCCATACCGTTGTACTGCCAAATTCCGTTATCGTCAGCCGGATCAAGGTGTAACATTGACCTGGCAGGAAGATGGAAGTGTGGATGTACAATTTGACCAGCAGCAAAAAGCCATTACACCAGGACAAGCCGTTGTTTTCTACGACGGAGAGGTTTGCCTGGGTGGGGGTACGATCGATCAAGTGCAAAAGGTACCTGTACCCGCAATGCAGTAATAGAGCTTGTCCATTAAAATGCGGATTATACACAATACCGTGTATCCCTATTAAAAAAGCCGTCTTTCATGTATACCATGAAGGATGGCTTTTTTCCTGCTTTTCTTTGCAAAAAAATTAAAAATAGTTCGTTATGCAGTCAACCAGACTCCTGCCCAGGCGGCCAACACCCCAACTACAACCGAACTGACAACGTAGAGCGCCGCGCTTGCGTATCGTTGTCGACCCATAAGTCCTAACGTCTCATAACCAAAGGTAGAGAACGTCGTGTATGCACCGCAAAATCCGGTTCCCCACATCACCCAGATTCCATCTGAGATCATTGCAGATTCATGCCACCCATATAACAACCCAAGCAACAATGAACCACTGATGTTGATGATCCATGTTCCCCATGGAAAGGCCATTCCCAGCAAGCCAGAGACCCATTTTCCCAGACTGTAACGCAGTACCGCACCCAGCACACCTGCAAAACCAATCCACAGGATCATGAGGCATCACCCTCTTGTCTTTGTGCTCCCAACATACGATGTCCAAGGCTCATTCCCAGCGCACAGAGCAACAATCCTGCCAACAGACTCACGATCATATAAATAGCGGCACTGATCCATTCGCCCCCTTCGGATAAACGAACAATATCCAGTGTAAACGTGGAGAATGTCGTAAATGCACCAGTAAAACCTGTACCAATCGCCAGTCGAAGTTGTGGTGTTATTTTGCCTGGAACAGCTATGGTAAAGAACCAACCCAAAAAAAGGCTGCCCATCGCATTGATTAACAGCACCGCCCAAGGGAACCCCACATGGACAGTGGGTATCGCTAACTGTATGGCATATCGGGTTAATGTACCGATAAATCCACCCGCCCCTATATACAAAAGCTCTTTCATATTGTGTGCATCTCCCGAGTGATCTGTCTGTCTTACAGTTCTCTGCGCCGCTGTTGGTTCAGCCTGATCTTCGATTCGTTACCCTGCTCCGTTGCCTCATAGAATACTCTCCGTGAGAGCTGCTTTGGCAAATATTCTTGCTTCACATAATGCCCCGGATAGTTGTGTGGATATTGATAGCCCTCATGTCCAAGCTTCACGGCACCCGAGTAATGCGTATCTCGCAAGTGAAGCGGAACTTCTGCGGATTTCACCTCATCAATCGCGTTCATGGCTTTGGAAATGGCGGTGTACACCGCATTGGATTTCGGACTTTCTACTGCAAACAAAATCGCTTGTGCAATGTTCAGCTTGGCTTCGGGCCAGCCGTTATTCCGGTACGCATCAAGTGCTCCAATGGCCTGGGTCATGGCTTGCGGGTTCGCAAGTCCAATGTCTTCACTGCTTGCTGCAATCAGGCGCCGAATAAAGGTCATCGGGTCCATGCCGAGCTTCTCCACTGCGTATAGAAACCAGAACAGCGCCGCATCACTGGAACCCCGAATACTCTTGTGAAATGCGGACAACACATCATACTGTGTGGATTCATCTGCCTTCACAATGGGGCGTCGAATAGACTCTTCAGCTACACCAAGCGTAATATGAATGGACCCATCCTTCTCCGGTGGCGTGGTCAACGCAGCCAGTTCAAGCGCATTAAGCGCACGCCGAATATCTCCGTTGGCCATCGTGGCAATATGCTCTAGCGCCTCATCGTCCGCCTGTAGTTCCATGAACCCCAGACCTTTGTCCACATCACTCAATGCTCTGCGCATCGCAATTAGGGAATGATCCTTGTTCAGCGATTCCAGCTGGAAGAGGGTGGAGCGACTCATCAAGGCTCCATTGACATAATGAAAGGGATTCTCTGTTGTTGCGCCGATAAAAATAATCGTGCCCTTCTCTACC
This window contains:
- the mnmA gene encoding tRNA 2-thiouridine(34) synthase MnmA translates to MSKTIENTRVVVGMSGGVDSSVTALLLKEQGYDVIGIFMKNWDDTDEFGHCTAEEDSEDVRRVCEQIGIPYYTVNFEKEYFDKVFTYFLDEYKSGRTPNPDVMCNREIKFGEFLNKALDLGADYVATGHYARLIEEDGTLKLLRGVDNNKDQTYFLNALNQNQLSKAMFPIGHLPKPEVRKIAEAAGLYTAKKKDSTGVCFIGERNFKEFLSNYLPAKGGDMVDIATGEVKGRHDGLMYYTLGQRQGLGIGGSGNGEPWFVADKNLEKNQLLVVQGDAHASLYSTGLTATGVNWIAGAEHMPNVPYRCTAKFRYRQPDQGVTLTWQEDGSVDVQFDQQQKAITPGQAVVFYDGEVCLGGGTIDQVQKVPVPAMQ
- the crcB gene encoding fluoride efflux transporter CrcB, with amino-acid sequence MILWIGFAGVLGAVLRYSLGKWVSGLLGMAFPWGTWIINISGSLLLGLLYGWHESAMISDGIWVMWGTGFCGAYTTFSTFGYETLGLMGRQRYASAALYVVSSVVVGVLAAWAGVWLTA
- the crcB gene encoding fluoride efflux transporter CrcB, which produces MKELLYIGAGGFIGTLTRYAIQLAIPTVHVGFPWAVLLINAMGSLFLGWFFTIAVPGKITPQLRLAIGTGFTGAFTTFSTFTLDIVRLSEGGEWISAAIYMIVSLLAGLLLCALGMSLGHRMLGAQRQEGDAS
- a CDS encoding replication-associated recombination protein A, whose translation is MDLFSFQQDSKPQARLLADRLRPEHLDEYIGQEHIIGPGKLLRRAIEADQISSILLYGPPGCGKTTLAHIISQQTQGQFVRLNAVEASVKDVREVIEQAQTNKQLYGTKTILFLDEVHRFNSSRQDALLPAVEKGTIIFIGATTENPFHYVNGALMSRSTLFQLESLNKDHSLIAMRRALSDVDKGLGFMELQADDEALEHIATMANGDIRRALNALELAALTTPPEKDGSIHITLGVAEESIRRPIVKADESTQYDVLSAFHKSIRGSSDAALFWFLYAVEKLGMDPMTFIRRLIAASSEDIGLANPQAMTQAIGALDAYRNNGWPEAKLNIAQAILFAVESPKSNAVYTAISKAMNAIDEVKSAEVPLHLRDTHYSGAVKLGHEGYQYPHNYPGHYVKQEYLPKQLSRRVFYEATEQGNESKIRLNQQRRREL